A region from the Mycobacterium heidelbergense genome encodes:
- a CDS encoding TetR/AcrR family transcriptional regulator encodes MTAAADHAVLGDFPDEPDPFRLRLLDGLATSIAERGYRASTVADIVRHARTSKRTFYDQFAGKEECFLELLRADIEKLGESIAAAVDPEADWHRQIRQAVEAYVGYIESRPAITLSWIRELPSLGAVARPVQRRGLQLLSGLLIDLSASPGFRRAKLPPLTAPLAVILLGGLRELTALAVEDGRPVREIVEPAVDASIALLGPRH; translated from the coding sequence GTGACGGCGGCGGCTGACCACGCGGTTCTCGGCGACTTCCCCGACGAACCCGATCCGTTTCGGCTTCGGCTGCTCGACGGCCTGGCCACCTCGATCGCCGAGCGTGGCTACCGCGCCAGCACGGTCGCCGACATCGTCCGGCACGCCCGCACGTCCAAGCGCACCTTCTACGACCAGTTCGCCGGCAAGGAAGAGTGCTTCTTGGAGCTCTTGCGCGCCGACATCGAGAAGCTCGGCGAGAGCATCGCCGCGGCGGTGGACCCCGAAGCCGACTGGCACCGGCAGATTCGTCAGGCCGTCGAGGCCTATGTCGGATACATCGAGTCCCGCCCGGCCATCACGTTGAGCTGGATTCGTGAACTTCCGTCGCTGGGCGCCGTCGCCCGCCCGGTGCAGCGCCGCGGGTTGCAGTTGTTGTCCGGCCTGCTGATCGACCTCAGCGCCAGCCCGGGGTTCCGGCGCGCGAAGCTACCGCCGTTGACCGCGCCGCTGGCGGTGATCCTGCTGGGTGGCCTGCGCGAGCTGACGGCGCTGGCCGTCGAAGACGGCAGACCCGTCCGAGAAATAGTCGAGCCGGCCGTAGACGCGTCCATAGCCCTGCTCGGCCCGCGACACTAG
- a CDS encoding TOBE domain-containing protein, with protein MRLSTRNQLKGTITEVDLGSVMAIVKVKLDGGDQIVTSSVTKDAATSLGLAVGQPATVFIKSTEVTIGVD; from the coding sequence ATGCGGCTATCGACCCGGAACCAGCTCAAGGGGACGATCACCGAGGTCGATCTCGGCAGCGTGATGGCAATCGTGAAGGTCAAGCTCGACGGCGGCGACCAGATCGTCACGTCCTCGGTCACCAAGGACGCCGCGACCAGCCTCGGCCTGGCGGTCGGGCAGCCGGCGACGGTGTTCATCAAGTCCACCGAGGTCACCATCGGCGTGGACTGA
- a CDS encoding alpha/beta fold hydrolase, whose product MVAMPALDGVEHRYVDLGDGVTIHVADAGPADGPAVMLVHGFPQNWWEWHELIGPLAADGYRVLCPDLRGAGWSSAPRSSYLKNDMADDLAAALDRLGVATVTLAAHDWGGPVAFIMMLRHPEKVTGFFGMNTVAPWVEPGPSLLRNIWRFWYQIPILLPVIGPRMIGDRHARFYRLLASWVGGGFLPPDDEVRLYVECMREPGHAVAGSRWYRTFQTRELVRWLRGEHDLKAGARVDVPVRWLSGTKDPVLTPDLLDGYADRISDFEVELVEGVGHWIVEQRPELVLDRLRAFLRAET is encoded by the coding sequence ATGGTCGCCATGCCCGCGCTCGACGGTGTCGAACACAGATACGTGGACCTGGGTGACGGTGTCACGATCCACGTCGCAGACGCCGGACCCGCCGACGGGCCGGCGGTGATGCTGGTGCACGGCTTCCCCCAGAACTGGTGGGAATGGCACGAATTGATCGGTCCGCTGGCCGCCGACGGCTATCGGGTGCTGTGCCCCGACCTGCGCGGCGCGGGCTGGAGTTCGGCGCCCCGCTCCAGCTACCTCAAAAACGACATGGCCGATGACCTGGCCGCGGCCCTGGACCGGTTGGGCGTCGCGACCGTCACGCTCGCCGCCCACGACTGGGGCGGGCCGGTCGCGTTCATCATGATGCTGCGCCATCCGGAAAAGGTGACCGGGTTCTTCGGGATGAACACCGTGGCGCCGTGGGTGGAGCCCGGCCCGTCGCTGCTCCGCAACATCTGGCGGTTCTGGTACCAGATCCCGATATTGCTGCCGGTGATCGGTCCGCGGATGATCGGTGATCGCCACGCCCGGTTCTACCGGTTGCTGGCGTCGTGGGTCGGCGGCGGATTCTTGCCGCCCGACGATGAGGTTCGTCTCTATGTCGAGTGCATGCGCGAGCCCGGGCACGCGGTGGCCGGTTCGCGGTGGTATCGCACCTTTCAGACCAGGGAATTGGTGCGCTGGCTGCGCGGCGAGCACGACCTCAAGGCCGGGGCTCGCGTCGACGTGCCGGTCCGCTGGCTGAGTGGCACGAAGGACCCGGTGCTCACGCCGGACCTGTTGGACGGATATGCCGACCGCATCAGCGATTTCGAGGTCGAGCTGGTCGAGGGCGTCGGCCACTGGATCGTCGAGCAACGCCCCGAGCTGGTGCTCGACCGCCTGCGCGCCTTCCTGCGCGCCGAAACATAA